The proteins below are encoded in one region of Rhodospirillaceae bacterium:
- a CDS encoding tRNA methyltransferase — protein MRLALFEPDIPQNVGAMLRLCACLGVPLDVIEPCGFAFDDRKLRRVAMDYTDKATLARHLSWDAFLQSHAEKGERGRLVLLSTKAKILYTNFTFASSDTLLLGRESAGVPETVHAKMDARLKIPMREGLRSLNIGFAAAMAIGEALRQTAGFPEST, from the coding sequence ATGCGCCTTGCCCTTTTCGAACCGGATATTCCCCAGAACGTCGGTGCCATGCTGCGCCTTTGCGCCTGCCTGGGCGTGCCCCTTGATGTGATCGAGCCCTGCGGCTTTGCTTTTGATGACCGCAAACTTCGCCGCGTCGCGATGGATTATACGGACAAGGCCACCCTCGCCCGCCATCTCTCATGGGACGCCTTCCTGCAATCCCACGCCGAAAAAGGCGAGAGAGGCCGCCTGGTGCTACTTTCCACGAAAGCGAAGATCCTTTATACAAATTTTACATTCGCCAGCAGCGACACGCTTCTTCTTGGGCGTGAAAGTGCCGGTGTGCCGGAAACCGTTCACGCAAAAATGGATGCAAGGCTGAAAATTCCGATGCGAGAGGGCCTGCGATCGCTAAACATCGGCTTTGCCGCCGCAATGGCCATCGGCGAGGCCCTTCGCCAGACAGCCGGCTTTCCAGAAAGCACATAA
- a CDS encoding oxygen-dependent coproporphyrinogen oxidase produces the protein MTTDAQKTDAQKTDAQKTEAQKKRATAWFEELRDQICKSFEAIEDALAGPGVEMAPGRFERTAWQRQEGGGGVMAVMRGRVFEKVGVNVSAVFGEFSKDFRKEMPGAEENPAFWASGISLVAHMRSPHVPAVHMNTRHIVTTKGWFGGGGDLTPIYPENADAKDFHAAYKAACDRHDPDYYPRFKEACDRYFYLPHRGEARGIGGIFFDNLNTGDWEEDFAFTQDVGRAFLKIYPEIVRRRMDDGWTEEERAYQLMRRGRYVEFNLLHDRGTRFGLMTGGNTEAILMSMPPAVTWP, from the coding sequence ATGACGACCGACGCTCAAAAAACCGACGCTCAAAAAACCGACGCTCAAAAAACCGAGGCGCAAAAAAAGCGGGCCACCGCCTGGTTCGAGGAATTGCGCGACCAGATCTGCAAAAGCTTCGAAGCCATCGAAGACGCCCTCGCCGGACCGGGGGTCGAAATGGCGCCGGGCCGTTTTGAACGCACCGCCTGGCAGCGACAGGAAGGCGGCGGCGGCGTGATGGCCGTCATGCGCGGACGTGTCTTTGAAAAGGTCGGCGTCAACGTTTCTGCCGTTTTCGGCGAATTTTCGAAAGACTTTCGCAAGGAAATGCCGGGTGCTGAGGAAAACCCCGCCTTCTGGGCCAGCGGCATTTCGCTCGTCGCCCATATGCGATCCCCCCATGTGCCGGCGGTTCATATGAACACGCGTCACATCGTCACGACGAAGGGTTGGTTCGGCGGCGGCGGCGATCTAACGCCCATCTACCCGGAAAACGCCGACGCAAAAGATTTTCACGCCGCCTACAAGGCTGCCTGCGACCGCCATGACCCGGATTATTATCCGCGCTTCAAGGAAGCCTGCGACCGTTATTTTTACCTACCCCATCGCGGTGAAGCACGTGGCATCGGCGGCATCTTCTTTGATAATTTAAACACCGGCGACTGGGAGGAGGATTTTGCTTTCACCCAGGATGTCGGCCGCGCCTTTCTCAAAATTTATCCGGAAATCGTGCGCCGTCGCATGGACGACGGCTGGACCGAGGAAGAGCGCGCCTATCAGCTGATGCGGCGCGGACGCTATGTCGAGTTTAATCTGCTTCACGACCGTGGCACCCGTTTCGGGCTGATGACCGGCGGCAACACCGAAGCGATTTTGATGTCGATGCCGCCAGCCGTCACCTGGCCTTAG
- a CDS encoding tRNA nucleotidyltransferase gives MAMQPWMTAPATQEVLAALTAKGAVVRFVGGCVRDALLQRDIRDIDLATNEPPEGVLALLKQAGIQTVSTGIAHGTVTAIVHHQPFEITTLRQDIEPDGRHAKVAYIDDWQADAARRDFTMNAVFCDPDGTLYDPFDGVADLFAGRVCFVGDPKTRIEEDVLRLLRFFRFYAEYGSSPPDEDAITACRELAQLLPRLSGERVRAELLRLLGSSACAETVRLMHGEGVLVHILPEATDAAFDALAALVALEASDAISVATAPVATAPVAVDAAAAQPIRRLAILLPGGSEMVGEIAARLKLSNAEKRRLMMLVTSPIGVGGFEDARGVRRALYGFGPGRVTDSVLLYWARLGSAPSEAAIAPCRIALLEAAAWQEKKFPIGGKDLLALGFAAGPEIGDVLERVEGWWLEGDFTASRAECLEKAVAFLEGA, from the coding sequence ATGGCTATGCAACCCTGGATGACGGCGCCGGCAACCCAAGAGGTGCTGGCGGCGTTGACGGCGAAAGGGGCCGTTGTGCGCTTCGTCGGGGGATGCGTGCGCGATGCGTTGTTACAGCGCGACATTCGTGACATTGACCTGGCAACCAACGAACCGCCGGAAGGTGTGCTCGCGCTTTTGAAGCAGGCCGGCATTCAGACGGTTTCGACGGGCATCGCGCACGGGACCGTGACGGCGATTGTTCATCACCAGCCTTTCGAAATCACGACCCTTCGCCAGGACATCGAACCCGACGGGCGGCACGCAAAGGTCGCCTATATCGACGATTGGCAGGCGGACGCGGCGCGGCGCGACTTCACAATGAACGCCGTCTTCTGCGATCCGGACGGCACGCTTTACGATCCCTTCGATGGTGTTGCGGATCTGTTCGCGGGCCGCGTGTGCTTCGTTGGCGATCCGAAGACGCGCATCGAAGAAGACGTGCTGCGGCTGCTTCGTTTTTTCCGGTTCTACGCGGAATATGGCAGCTCGCCGCCCGATGAAGATGCAATCACCGCGTGTCGGGAGCTGGCACAGCTTTTGCCCAGACTTTCGGGCGAGCGCGTGCGCGCCGAATTGTTGCGGCTGCTTGGCTCTTCTGCCTGTGCGGAAACGGTCCGGCTGATGCATGGTGAGGGCGTGCTTGTCCATATCCTGCCGGAAGCCACGGATGCCGCCTTCGATGCCCTGGCCGCTCTCGTTGCCCTTGAGGCGTCCGACGCGATCTCCGTTGCGACGGCCCCCGTTGCGACGGCCCCCGTTGCGGTGGACGCTGCCGCCGCGCAGCCCATCCGGCGTCTGGCCATCCTTCTGCCGGGTGGCAGCGAGATGGTGGGCGAAATTGCCGCCCGGCTAAAACTTTCCAATGCCGAGAAACGTCGTTTGATGATGCTGGTGACGTCGCCCATTGGTGTCGGGGGATTCGAGGATGCTAGGGGTGTGCGCCGTGCCCTTTACGGGTTTGGCCCCGGACGTGTGACAGATTCGGTCCTTCTCTATTGGGCGCGTCTGGGTTCGGCCCCCTCTGAGGCGGCGATTGCTCCCTGCCGCATTGCTCTTTTGGAAGCCGCCGCCTGGCAGGAAAAGAAATTCCCGATCGGGGGAAAGGACCTGCTGGCCCTTGGCTTTGCCGCCGGGCCGGAAATTGGCGACGTGCTGGAACGGGTCGAGGGCTGGTGGCTCGAAGGCGATTTCACTGCTTCGCGTGCGGAATGTCTGGAAAAGGCGGTGGCGTTTCTCGAAGGGGCCTAA